Proteins encoded by one window of Acuticoccus sp. MNP-M23:
- a CDS encoding cyclopropane-fatty-acyl-phospholipid synthase family protein, protein MKHGNMVIEYADGTSRSFGDGDGPRYVLVFNDPAVGRDMLLHPELRFGELYMEGRWWLREGSLAGLLTMLFQNMDTGTVPLWRQMLHQGMRRIRQRNHARAARRNVHHHYDVGNDIYALFLDEDWQYSCGYFPNPETTLEEAQVAKKRHIAAKMLLEDDQRVLDIGCGWGGMGLYLAKHTGVNVTGVTLSDEQLARARRRARDTAGVEFRLQDYRDVTESFDRIVSVGMFEHVGVGYFRQYFETVKRLLTDDGVMMLHSIGRTGPPGYTAPFIDKHIFPGGYIPSLSEVLPIIESVGLYVTDIEIWRLHYAETLKAWGERFAANRSKVIALKDERFYRMWDFYLAASEASFRSGDMMVFQIQLAKQQSTVPLTRDYIAEAEHGLAARDGRQLMGPALVAQRR, encoded by the coding sequence GTGAAGCATGGCAACATGGTGATCGAATATGCGGACGGCACGTCCCGCAGCTTCGGCGACGGCGACGGTCCGCGATATGTCCTGGTCTTCAACGATCCCGCCGTCGGCCGCGATATGCTGCTCCATCCCGAGCTGCGCTTCGGCGAACTCTACATGGAAGGCCGGTGGTGGCTGCGGGAAGGCTCGCTGGCTGGCCTCCTCACCATGCTGTTTCAGAACATGGATACCGGCACCGTCCCGCTCTGGCGACAGATGCTGCATCAGGGCATGCGCCGCATCCGCCAGCGCAATCACGCACGGGCGGCGCGCCGCAACGTCCACCATCATTACGATGTCGGCAACGACATATACGCGCTGTTCCTCGACGAGGACTGGCAATATTCCTGCGGCTATTTTCCGAACCCCGAAACCACACTGGAAGAAGCCCAGGTCGCCAAGAAGCGGCACATTGCAGCCAAGATGCTGCTGGAGGACGACCAGCGCGTGCTCGACATCGGCTGCGGCTGGGGTGGCATGGGCCTTTATCTGGCAAAGCATACCGGGGTGAACGTCACGGGTGTCACCCTGTCCGATGAGCAGCTCGCCCGCGCAAGGCGGCGTGCCAGAGACACCGCGGGCGTGGAATTCCGCCTGCAGGACTACCGCGACGTCACGGAGAGCTTTGACCGGATCGTCTCGGTTGGCATGTTCGAGCATGTGGGGGTTGGCTATTTCCGCCAGTATTTCGAGACGGTGAAACGGCTTCTCACCGATGACGGGGTGATGATGCTCCACTCCATCGGCCGCACCGGCCCGCCGGGTTACACCGCGCCCTTCATCGACAAGCACATCTTTCCGGGCGGCTACATCCCGTCCCTGTCGGAGGTGCTTCCGATCATCGAGAGCGTTGGCCTGTACGTCACCGATATCGAGATCTGGCGCCTGCATTATGCCGAAACGCTGAAGGCATGGGGCGAGCGATTTGCTGCCAATCGCAGCAAGGTCATTGCACTGAAAGACGAGCGCTTCTACCGCATGTGGGACTTCTACCTTGCGGCATCCGAAGCCTCGTTCCGCTCAGGAGACATGATGGTATTCCAGATCCAGCTGGCCAAGCAGCAATCCACCGTGCCGCTGACCCGCGACTACATCGCCGAGGCCGAGCACGGGCTGGCCGCCCGCGATGGCCGGCAGCTCATGGGCCCCGCGCTGGTTGCGCAACGAAGGTGA
- the rplI gene encoding 50S ribosomal protein L9: protein MQVILLERVPKLGEMGEVVSVRDGFGRNFLLPQGKALRSNRENRAQFEAQKVELEERNAERRQMAEALSKRVSGKTFVAIRQAGQTGQLYGSVSTRDIAEVLSADGFRVERRQVDMKGPIKTIGLHEIMLVLHPEVVVPVIINVARTKDEAERQFAGEDVLAPEVYGDDDDDDDDDDYNDARESDDEAAVAPGQGEQPDV from the coding sequence ATGCAAGTCATTCTACTCGAGCGCGTTCCCAAGCTCGGCGAAATGGGCGAAGTCGTCAGCGTTCGCGACGGTTTCGGCCGCAACTTCCTTCTGCCGCAGGGCAAGGCGCTTCGCTCCAACCGCGAAAATCGCGCCCAGTTCGAAGCCCAGAAGGTCGAGCTTGAAGAGCGCAACGCCGAGCGCCGTCAGATGGCCGAGGCCCTCTCCAAGCGCGTCTCCGGCAAGACCTTCGTCGCCATCCGCCAGGCAGGCCAGACCGGCCAGCTCTACGGTTCGGTGTCCACCCGCGACATTGCCGAAGTGCTTTCCGCCGACGGTTTCCGCGTCGAGCGCCGCCAGGTCGACATGAAGGGCCCGATCAAGACCATCGGCCTGCACGAAATCATGCTCGTCCTCCACCCCGAAGTGGTCGTGCCCGTGATCATCAACGTCGCGCGCACCAAGGACGAAGCCGAGCGCCAGTTCGCCGGTGAGGACGTTCTCGCCCCCGAAGTCTACGGCGACGATGACGACGATGATGACGACGACGATTACAACGATGCCCGCGAGAGCGACGACGAAGCCGCTGTCGCGCCGGGTCAGGGCGAACAGCCCGACGTCTGA
- the rpsR gene encoding 30S ribosomal protein S18 produces the protein MVDIAQLPTRRPFFRRRKTCPFSGPNAPAIDYKDVKLLQRYISERGKIVPSRITAVSAKKQRELSKAIKRARFLGLIPYVIK, from the coding sequence ATGGTTGATATTGCTCAGCTGCCGACCCGTCGCCCGTTCTTCCGCCGCCGGAAGACGTGCCCCTTTTCGGGCCCGAACGCGCCGGCGATCGACTACAAGGACGTCAAGCTCCTGCAGCGCTACATCTCCGAGCGCGGCAAGATCGTCCCGTCGCGCATCACCGCCGTCTCGGCGAAGAAGCAGCGCGAACTCTCCAAGGCCATCAAGCGTGCGCGCTTCCTCGGCCTCATCCCCTACGTCATCAAATAA
- the rpsF gene encoding 30S ribosomal protein S6, producing the protein MALYECVFLIRQDVSSTAVDELIEQYTTVLTENGGSVGKVENWGLKTLAYRINKNRKAHFALMDIDAPAPAVQEMERQMRLNEDVLRTLTVKVDEHEDGPSVMKQKRDRDDRRRRERGERDGDGPRGDRGDRPERSDRPDRGDGPRPERREREFS; encoded by the coding sequence ATGGCCCTATACGAATGTGTTTTCCTGATCCGGCAGGACGTGTCGAGCACGGCTGTCGATGAGCTGATCGAGCAGTACACGACAGTGCTGACCGAAAATGGCGGCTCGGTCGGCAAGGTCGAGAACTGGGGTCTCAAGACCCTTGCATACCGCATCAACAAGAACCGCAAGGCGCACTTTGCGCTGATGGACATCGATGCCCCGGCTCCTGCCGTTCAGGAGATGGAGCGCCAGATGCGCCTCAACGAAGACGTGCTGCGCACGCTGACCGTGAAGGTCGACGAGCACGAAGACGGCCCGTCCGTCATGAAGCAGAAGCGCGACCGCGACGACCGCCGCCGGCGGGAACGGGGCGAGCGTGACGGCGACGGCCCCCGCGGTGATCGTGGTGACCGGCCCGAGCGTTCCGACCGCCCCGACCGCGGCGATGGCCCGCGTCCTGAACGCCGCGAAAGGGAGTTCTCCTAA
- the fabD gene encoding ACP S-malonyltransferase: MTIAFTFPGQGSQTVGMGRALHDAYPVSRAVFAEVDAALGESLSSLIFEGPEETLQLTANAQPALMAVSLAAMRALESEGVKMADAALVAGHSLGEYSALAAAGALSLGDAAKLLRLRGTAMQAAVPAGEGAMAALLGLDLEAAVEVAALAADGDVCEVANDNAPGQVVISGSRAAVERAIELARGRGAKRAILLPVSAPFHCSLMGPAAEKMAEALASADLKAPQVPLLANISVTQLTDPAAIRESLVAQVTGRVRWRESVVAMAEAGVTELVEIGAGKVLSGLVRRIDKSLGATAINTPEDVASFAAERAA; encoded by the coding sequence ATGACAATCGCGTTTACCTTCCCCGGACAAGGCAGTCAGACCGTTGGTATGGGCCGTGCCTTGCACGATGCCTATCCGGTTTCCCGTGCCGTGTTTGCCGAAGTCGATGCCGCCCTGGGCGAATCGCTGTCTTCGCTGATCTTCGAAGGGCCGGAAGAGACGCTGCAGCTGACCGCCAATGCGCAGCCGGCGCTGATGGCCGTCAGCCTTGCGGCCATGCGGGCGCTGGAAAGCGAAGGCGTCAAGATGGCCGACGCCGCGCTGGTAGCCGGCCACTCACTCGGCGAATATTCCGCGCTTGCCGCCGCTGGCGCGCTGTCTCTCGGCGATGCGGCCAAGCTGCTGCGCCTGCGGGGCACGGCAATGCAGGCAGCGGTCCCGGCCGGCGAGGGGGCCATGGCCGCGCTCCTGGGGCTGGACCTTGAGGCCGCTGTAGAGGTCGCCGCGCTCGCGGCTGACGGCGATGTCTGCGAGGTCGCCAACGACAATGCGCCGGGACAGGTGGTGATTTCCGGGAGCCGGGCCGCTGTGGAGCGCGCCATCGAGCTCGCGCGCGGCCGCGGTGCCAAGCGGGCCATCCTGTTGCCGGTCAGCGCGCCGTTCCACTGTTCGCTGATGGGGCCTGCTGCCGAAAAGATGGCCGAGGCACTGGCAAGCGCCGATCTGAAGGCGCCGCAGGTGCCGCTCCTTGCCAACATTTCAGTGACACAGCTCACCGATCCGGCCGCGATTCGCGAAAGCCTGGTTGCCCAGGTCACGGGGCGGGTGCGCTGGCGCGAAAGCGTTGTCGCCATGGCTGAGGCCGGCGTGACCGAACTTGTGGAAATCGGTGCCGGCAAGGTGCTGTCGGGCCTCGTGCGCCGGATCGACAAGTCGCTCGGTGCCACCGCCATCAACACTCCAGAAGACGTTGCCAGCTTCGCTGCAGAGAGAGCCGCATAA
- the fabG gene encoding 3-oxoacyl-[acyl-carrier-protein] reductase gives MFDLSGKTALVTGATGGIGGAIAASLKGQGANVIVTGSTMERATKAAEAIGATPLAANLADRAAVDALAKDAEAAGPVDILVNCAGVTRDGLMMRMKDEDFDQVLEINLTAAFRLSKAVMRGMMKRRWGRIVNVGSVVGFSGNAGQANYAAAKAGLVGLTKSIAREVASRGITANVVAPGYIATSMTDVLSEDQRAGILTAIPEGSIGTPEDIANAVVYLSSLEARYVTGQTLHVNGGMAMGF, from the coding sequence ATGTTCGACCTTTCCGGCAAGACCGCGCTCGTCACAGGCGCCACCGGCGGCATCGGCGGCGCCATTGCCGCCAGCCTCAAGGGGCAGGGCGCCAACGTGATCGTGACCGGCTCGACCATGGAGCGCGCCACGAAGGCTGCGGAGGCCATCGGCGCCACACCGCTGGCGGCGAACCTTGCCGACCGCGCGGCCGTGGATGCACTGGCCAAGGACGCCGAGGCGGCAGGCCCGGTGGACATTCTGGTCAACTGCGCCGGCGTCACCCGTGACGGGCTGATGATGCGGATGAAGGACGAGGATTTCGACCAGGTGCTCGAAATCAATCTCACCGCCGCGTTCCGCCTGTCCAAGGCGGTGATGCGCGGGATGATGAAGCGGCGCTGGGGCCGGATCGTCAATGTGGGGTCGGTGGTCGGCTTTTCCGGCAATGCCGGGCAGGCCAACTATGCGGCGGCCAAGGCGGGGCTTGTGGGCCTCACCAAGTCCATTGCGCGCGAAGTGGCGAGCCGTGGCATCACCGCCAACGTGGTGGCGCCCGGATACATCGCCACGTCGATGACCGATGTCTTGTCCGAAGATCAGCGTGCCGGCATCCTGACGGCCATTCCGGAAGGCTCCATCGGCACCCCGGAAGACATTGCAAACGCTGTGGTCTACCTGTCCAGCCTTGAGGCGCGCTACGTGACG